A DNA window from Enterobacter asburiae contains the following coding sequences:
- a CDS encoding PadR family transcriptional regulator, producing the protein MRHEHDSGGRRPRFFGHGDLRLVILDILTRSASHGYELIKEIENLTQGNYTPSPGVIYPTLDYLQDQTFITITEEDNGRKTITITAEGQRWLDENREQLEQIQVRIKARSVGFQLRKNPQMKRALDNFKAVLDLKVNQGELSDAQLKQIIGVIDRAALEISQLD; encoded by the coding sequence ATGCGACACGAACACGACAGCGGCGGGCGCCGACCGCGCTTTTTCGGCCACGGCGATCTGCGGCTGGTGATTCTGGATATCCTGACCCGCAGCGCGAGCCACGGCTACGAGCTGATCAAAGAGATCGAGAATCTGACCCAGGGGAATTACACCCCGAGCCCAGGGGTGATCTACCCGACCCTGGATTATCTTCAGGATCAGACCTTTATCACCATTACGGAAGAAGATAACGGTCGTAAGACGATTACGATTACCGCTGAAGGACAACGCTGGCTGGACGAAAACCGGGAACAGCTGGAACAGATCCAGGTGCGTATCAAAGCGCGTTCCGTCGGTTTTCAGCTGCGCAAAAACCCGCAGATGAAGCGGGCGCTGGATAACTTCAAAGCGGTGTTAGACCTGAAGGTGAATCAGGGAGAGCTCAGCGACGCGCAGCTCAAGCAGATTATCGGCGTTATTGACCGCGCGGCGCTCGAGATCTCCCAGCTGGACTAA
- a CDS encoding siderophore-interacting protein, with product MASTRYPQRVRNDLRFRELTVLRVERASAGFQRIVLGGEQLEGFSSRGFDDHTKVFFPAPGAVFVPPVVTDEGIDWGDGVRPQTRDYTPLYDEANHELVLDFFIHDGGIASRWAVEAKAGDRLTIGGPRGSLVVPEDYAWQLYVCDESGMPALRRRLESIAKLPVRPEIHAVVTVGDDSYKAYLAHLSEFNITWVVGHSEQAVADHLAALTVPEEDYFIWLTGEGKVVKTLSRQFETDAIDQQLVRASAYWHAK from the coding sequence ATGGCATCTACCCGTTACCCACAGCGTGTTCGTAATGACCTGCGCTTTCGCGAGCTGACGGTGCTCCGCGTTGAGCGCGCCAGCGCGGGTTTCCAGCGCATTGTTTTAGGCGGCGAGCAGCTGGAGGGCTTTAGTTCCCGCGGTTTCGACGACCATACAAAAGTCTTTTTCCCGGCTCCTGGGGCGGTATTTGTACCGCCGGTGGTCACCGATGAAGGCATCGACTGGGGTGACGGCGTACGTCCTCAGACGCGCGACTACACGCCGCTGTACGACGAGGCAAACCATGAGCTGGTACTCGATTTCTTCATTCACGACGGCGGCATTGCCAGCCGCTGGGCGGTCGAGGCGAAAGCGGGAGACAGGCTGACCATCGGCGGTCCGCGTGGTTCGCTGGTGGTGCCGGAGGATTACGCCTGGCAGCTGTACGTGTGCGACGAGTCCGGCATGCCCGCGCTGCGCCGACGCCTGGAGAGCATTGCTAAACTGCCGGTTCGCCCGGAAATTCATGCGGTTGTGACGGTCGGAGACGATTCTTATAAGGCGTATCTGGCGCACCTGAGTGAATTCAACATCACCTGGGTGGTGGGCCACAGCGAGCAGGCGGTAGCGGACCATCTGGCGGCGCTGACCGTTCCAGAGGAAGATTACTTCATCTGGCTGACCGGGGAAGGGAAGGTAGTGAAGACGCTGAGCCGTCAGTTTGAAACCGACGCGATTGACCAGCAACTGGTGCGTGCCAGCGCATACTGGCACGCCAAATAA